Proteins from a single region of bacterium:
- a CDS encoding TIGR00645 family protein, with protein sequence MKQKIESAFESIIFASRWIQAPLYAGLIIGGILYAYKFLNELIHLCLTINEISESVLMLGVLTLVDITMVANLLVMVIIGGYSTFVSRMNIDEHEDKPEWLQKVDAGTLKVKLAGSLVGVSGIHLLQVFINIKNHNSEQVMWQTIIHVVFLFSAIMLAYSEKLLHEKHG encoded by the coding sequence ATGAAACAAAAAATTGAATCCGCTTTTGAAAGTATCATTTTTGCCAGCCGCTGGATACAAGCTCCGCTTTATGCCGGGTTAATTATCGGCGGAATTTTATATGCATATAAATTTCTGAATGAATTGATCCACCTGTGCCTTACAATAAATGAAATCAGCGAATCGGTGCTTATGCTCGGTGTTCTTACGTTGGTGGATATTACGATGGTTGCAAACCTGCTTGTGATGGTGATTATCGGCGGATATTCGACGTTTGTCAGCCGAATGAATATTGATGAGCATGAAGATAAACCGGAATGGCTGCAAAAAGTAGATGCCGGTACGCTCAAGGTGAAGTTGGCGGGTTCGCTGGTTGGGGTTTCGGGTATTCATCTTCTTCAGGTTTTTATAAATATAAAAAACCACAATTCCGAACAAGTTATGTGGCAGACGATTATTCACGTGGTTTTCCTATTTTCGGCAATCATGTTGGCGTACTCAGAAAAACTGTTACACGAGAAGCACGGGTAG
- a CDS encoding carbohydrate binding family 9 domain-containing protein, translating to MVSHVHTLLCKLMRIVSFLVLLSDVTKALFAQPSAFQASALIALDGIVNEDVWNNNTVYETFKTLSPDFGVTPSEKTRVYFLSDKNYIYVAFRCDDRQATTIRKTLTKRDNLEADDWVSVELDMFNAAQMSYLFRVNSLGIQEDGTINQDTKEDLSFDATWYSAATIDSSGYSIEIAIPFNSLRFLQTDSITIGVAFQRSIARTSEILMFPEYFPDRGSRLLQRQIIKLKRPQQTRIFEIIPSYTFAAHKTKNIGHWQRINSNHDFGISGKYGFSSDLIFDFTYNPDFSHIETDVGQIDINVRSSPLYPEKRAFFLEGQESFQIAGNNAGYIVHFPKLVNTRNIADPLWGAKVEGKFGAKNNLSAIAAWDEKSYEQPNGKPDKALFSIVRYRRTARDDGYWGLGYTGKTMDSSFNHVAGLDGRYRINGTSKIEMHTFFSTTEQVNNDKTSNGYAYGLDYAFINRRLELQLGVRDVSEQFHTQTGYLPRNGILMFPANFSYSFFPDTSFVQKASVVYFGHLAKDRFVNKYETFNWLGMEIYMPLQSWFFFGGNYRTEVYANRLLNKSYWGVGGSTQPWKQLAFNTWMHNGRQFYYDPVNPFSGKYKEIEMILTLKPMEKLSSETSLYYQDFIRTSNDSLVYEFTIIRNKLVYQFNQYLFLRGIGEYNAFYKKMDLSVLLSFTYNVGTVVFIGYGNLLERDIPERQYKPVKHSFFVKASYNIRM from the coding sequence ATGGTTTCACACGTACATACCTTGTTATGTAAACTAATGCGAATCGTTTCGTTTCTCGTATTATTGTCTGATGTGACAAAAGCATTATTTGCGCAGCCATCAGCATTTCAAGCTTCGGCTCTCATCGCTCTGGACGGGATAGTCAACGAGGATGTATGGAATAACAACACAGTATATGAAACTTTTAAAACCCTATCTCCGGATTTCGGTGTAACTCCGTCCGAAAAAACGCGTGTTTATTTCCTTTCCGATAAAAACTATATATATGTAGCTTTTCGATGCGATGATCGTCAGGCGACCACGATTCGAAAAACACTGACCAAACGTGATAATTTGGAAGCCGATGATTGGGTTAGTGTGGAACTGGATATGTTCAACGCTGCACAAATGAGCTACTTGTTTCGCGTGAATTCTTTAGGTATCCAAGAGGATGGTACTATTAATCAGGATACAAAAGAAGATTTATCATTTGACGCCACCTGGTATTCTGCAGCGACTATCGACAGCTCCGGATATTCGATTGAAATAGCCATACCTTTCAACAGCCTACGCTTTCTGCAAACGGACAGCATAACTATCGGGGTTGCGTTTCAGAGAAGTATTGCACGGACATCGGAAATACTCATGTTCCCGGAATATTTTCCTGATCGGGGCTCCCGTCTATTACAACGACAGATCATAAAATTGAAACGACCTCAACAAACCAGAATTTTTGAAATTATTCCGTCTTATACCTTTGCAGCCCACAAAACAAAGAACATCGGGCATTGGCAACGCATAAACAGTAATCATGATTTTGGAATAAGCGGAAAATACGGGTTCTCTTCGGATCTTATTTTTGACTTCACCTACAATCCGGATTTTTCACATATCGAAACAGATGTCGGCCAAATAGATATCAATGTTCGATCGAGCCCTCTGTATCCGGAAAAGAGAGCATTCTTTTTAGAAGGACAAGAAAGTTTTCAAATAGCCGGAAACAACGCGGGATATATAGTCCATTTTCCAAAACTTGTCAACACACGGAACATTGCCGACCCGTTATGGGGTGCTAAAGTCGAAGGAAAGTTCGGTGCAAAAAATAACTTATCGGCGATTGCCGCATGGGATGAAAAATCATATGAGCAACCGAATGGAAAACCGGATAAGGCATTGTTCAGCATTGTGCGATACAGACGGACAGCGCGCGATGATGGATACTGGGGGTTAGGCTATACAGGCAAAACTATGGATTCGTCGTTTAATCATGTCGCCGGCTTGGACGGCCGTTATCGTATCAACGGAACGTCGAAAATTGAGATGCACACCTTTTTTTCAACGACTGAACAAGTAAATAATGATAAAACAAGTAATGGTTATGCCTACGGACTTGACTACGCATTCATCAATCGGCGATTGGAATTGCAACTGGGGGTCCGGGATGTTTCGGAACAATTTCACACACAAACGGGATATCTACCAAGAAATGGCATACTCATGTTTCCGGCTAATTTTTCCTATTCATTCTTTCCGGATACATCGTTTGTCCAGAAAGCTTCGGTTGTTTATTTCGGACATTTAGCAAAAGATCGGTTTGTTAATAAATACGAAACGTTTAATTGGCTTGGCATGGAAATCTATATGCCCTTGCAAAGCTGGTTTTTTTTCGGAGGAAATTATAGAACAGAAGTATATGCTAACAGGCTCTTAAATAAGAGCTATTGGGGTGTTGGCGGATCCACCCAACCTTGGAAGCAATTAGCTTTTAATACATGGATGCATAACGGGCGACAATTTTATTATGACCCTGTCAACCCGTTTTCAGGAAAATATAAAGAGATTGAAATGATCCTCACTCTCAAACCAATGGAAAAACTCAGCAGTGAAACTTCTCTGTATTATCAGGATTTTATCAGAACTTCGAATGATTCGCTGGTGTACGAGTTCACCATAATCCGGAACAAGTTAGTCTATCAGTTCAATCAGTACCTTTTTCTACGGGGCATAGGTGAATATAATGCGTTTTATAAAAAAATGGATTTAAGCGTATTACTTTCGTTCACCTATAATGTTGGTACCGTTGTGTTTATCGGGTATGGCAACCTCTTGGAACGAGATATACCGGAGCGCCAATATAAACCTGTAAAACACAGTTTTTTTGTCAAAGCTTCATATAATATACGCATGTAA
- a CDS encoding AraC family transcriptional regulator: protein METCIKTYPQLVMIGESSGFILGPALYFYVRSVINPDFNFKKSQLQAHLIPFFLFWFFFLPQLQIDFSIEGRLFSTSWNRIFPFEDVFIHFSIFTHFSAYVISTILYIHSYRRQLLEEYSTVDDVRFRWLALLLVSFLISWLIGVVNYITTLYIDQLRVFTITYVVSVFIFSNMIVVRGLRYPNVFFDFAPLNSNRPKYSKNSLSPEEIVDYKERLTTYMLDNKAFTNPDLTLDHMAQALTVPTHIVSQVLNVGFQQNFYQFVNHYRIMEFKKLLNNPQKQSMTILDACYRSGFNSKTTFNTTFKKVTGITPTEYLKTIKSCQK, encoded by the coding sequence ATGGAAACGTGCATTAAGACCTATCCACAATTAGTCATGATCGGAGAATCGTCGGGGTTCATATTGGGCCCAGCGTTGTATTTTTATGTTCGCTCCGTTATCAATCCTGATTTCAACTTCAAAAAATCGCAATTGCAAGCGCACTTAATTCCGTTTTTTTTGTTTTGGTTTTTTTTTCTACCACAACTTCAAATTGATTTTTCCATCGAAGGCAGGCTTTTTTCCACATCATGGAATAGAATATTTCCGTTCGAAGATGTATTTATTCATTTTAGCATCTTCACCCATTTTTCCGCCTACGTTATCAGTACCATATTGTACATCCACTCCTACCGGCGTCAGTTATTGGAAGAATATTCGACCGTGGATGATGTGCGCTTCCGCTGGCTTGCACTATTACTCGTCAGTTTTCTAATAAGCTGGCTTATCGGGGTCGTAAACTATATAACAACATTGTACATCGATCAATTAAGAGTTTTTACCATTACCTACGTTGTTTCAGTTTTTATTTTCTCAAACATGATTGTTGTACGAGGTCTTCGTTATCCCAACGTTTTTTTCGATTTTGCCCCCTTAAATTCGAACCGACCCAAATATTCAAAAAATTCATTATCGCCTGAAGAAATCGTGGATTACAAAGAGCGTCTGACTACATACATGCTTGATAACAAGGCGTTTACTAATCCCGACTTAACGCTGGATCACATGGCCCAGGCGCTTACGGTACCTACGCATATTGTTTCGCAGGTATTGAATGTAGGATTTCAGCAAAATTTTTATCAGTTCGTTAATCATTACAGGATCATGGAGTTCAAAAAACTGCTCAATAACCCCCAAAAACAATCAATGACCATACTTGACGCCTGTTATCGATCCGGGTTTAACTCCAAAACCACATTCAATACCACCTTTAAAAAGGTTACCGGAATAACACCAACCGAATACCTCAAGACCATCAAATCCTGTCAAAAATAG
- a CDS encoding amidohydrolase family protein: protein MDSFRILHHQTVIIADGKIAAIGNTREVSIPKEASIIDGKGQYLIPGLIDCYAHIHEKNLMLFLANGITTVRNVPGAAFQHAIKKLSDTGTLQGPRIYSTGPAVTGSVAAYHTQGMLLNPDEARFAVRDVKRMGYQSVFSYVTITPDIYSAVLDEARQLGLPVQGHVPYMIPFKEYAEGSQLSFDNLVGLLNPRSGDTYPKEQLIQFAEAFRKNGKYVIPTLTIHKARSLAHKSDSLKLRAEMDYVPPRQRVYWHLNSLNYRYSGASEVVKVFYENGVKLLIGSDAGFHFAIHGFSYLEEVQNFAELGISHYDILKSGTSSAAEFLGWDDKIGTVSVGKEADLLLVPENPLEKITTLAHHNGVMSRGVWYSRSKLNESLRSLKNELRDMPGSDRFSEFSAPDKNYHLLAHYAISYKDIRCGDEKIFSTINNKNQMRLLSQNSIDPPCQRNTTTTWLIDNENILFTDVHRTSIEGSTQVTMTHQFPSSTRVHGNHPVYGEFDYVDSLNTYRITGGPNTSINLDMDIVANYHMLFMKLKPMEVGEADSLTSKKIELNAEEWGKRCITGDTWYKIKRRPDNAFGERSYEIIQPGFNGSSEFSFQSIITLGNDGIIKDIRFNNHVTAKRIVP, encoded by the coding sequence ATGGATAGCTTTCGCATACTGCATCATCAAACTGTCATTATCGCCGACGGTAAAATCGCAGCGATCGGCAATACACGTGAAGTATCCATACCCAAAGAAGCTTCGATCATTGACGGCAAGGGGCAATATCTCATACCGGGATTGATTGACTGCTATGCGCATATTCATGAAAAAAACTTGATGCTTTTTCTTGCCAACGGAATTACGACCGTCCGTAATGTGCCCGGCGCTGCATTTCAGCATGCGATCAAAAAACTCTCTGATACCGGTACATTGCAAGGCCCGCGTATTTACAGCACAGGCCCGGCCGTTACAGGATCCGTTGCAGCCTACCATACTCAAGGCATGCTTCTCAATCCCGATGAAGCGCGATTCGCCGTTCGTGACGTGAAACGCATGGGTTATCAATCTGTATTTTCGTATGTCACGATTACGCCCGATATTTATTCGGCCGTTTTGGACGAAGCACGCCAACTAGGTCTTCCCGTGCAAGGTCACGTTCCCTATATGATCCCATTCAAAGAGTATGCTGAAGGCTCTCAATTATCGTTCGACAACCTGGTAGGTTTACTCAATCCGCGAAGCGGTGATACCTATCCTAAAGAACAACTTATTCAATTTGCCGAAGCATTTCGTAAAAACGGAAAATATGTTATCCCGACGCTGACAATTCACAAAGCACGTTCTTTGGCGCATAAGAGCGATAGTTTAAAATTACGCGCGGAAATGGATTATGTACCGCCGCGGCAGAGAGTATATTGGCATCTGAATTCACTCAATTACCGCTACTCCGGTGCATCCGAAGTGGTTAAAGTATTTTATGAAAACGGTGTAAAACTTTTGATCGGATCCGATGCCGGATTTCATTTTGCCATACATGGTTTTTCATATTTAGAAGAGGTTCAAAATTTTGCCGAGCTGGGCATTTCCCATTACGACATACTTAAATCCGGGACTTCATCGGCAGCGGAGTTTTTGGGATGGGATGATAAAATCGGAACCGTTTCCGTAGGTAAAGAAGCCGATCTCCTGCTGGTACCCGAAAACCCGCTTGAAAAAATCACAACCCTGGCCCATCACAACGGTGTCATGTCACGCGGTGTCTGGTATTCGCGTTCAAAACTTAATGAATCCTTACGATCGTTAAAGAACGAACTGCGAGATATGCCCGGTTCAGATCGGTTTAGCGAATTTTCTGCTCCGGATAAAAACTATCACCTTCTTGCTCATTATGCTATTTCTTACAAAGACATACGATGCGGGGACGAAAAAATATTCAGCACCATAAACAACAAAAACCAAATGAGGCTTCTCAGTCAAAACAGCATAGATCCCCCTTGCCAACGTAACACGACCACAACATGGCTGATTGACAATGAAAATATCTTATTTACCGACGTACATCGTACGTCCATCGAAGGATCAACCCAAGTAACCATGACACACCAATTCCCCTCCTCTACCCGTGTGCATGGCAATCACCCTGTTTACGGGGAATTCGATTATGTGGACTCGCTTAACACGTACCGCATTACCGGTGGCCCCAATACCTCCATCAATCTGGATATGGATATTGTTGCTAACTACCACATGTTGTTTATGAAGTTAAAACCCATGGAGGTTGGAGAAGCGGATTCACTGACGTCTAAAAAAATCGAACTAAATGCGGAAGAATGGGGAAAAAGATGCATCACCGGGGATACGTGGTATAAAATAAAACGTAGACCCGATAACGCATTCGGTGAAAGAAGTTATGAAATAATACAACCCGGATTTAACGGTTCTTCGGAATTTTCATTCCAATCTATTATCACACTGGGTAATGACGGAATAATCAAAGACATCCGATTTAATAATCATGTTACGGCCAAACGCATTGTGCCGTAA